Proteins from one Endomicrobiales bacterium genomic window:
- the bioF gene encoding 8-amino-7-oxononanoate synthase → MNKKILLELEKIKKQGLLRALVQLLPLHNSRAEINGKTFINFSSNNYLSLSKNPLVIASACSAAKKYGSGSCASRLVCGNYSLHKELEEKLTSFKGTEAALVFPSGFQANCGTLSAIAGIGDCIIMDEYNHASLWEGAKLSKSRIFAYEHKNIDALEKILKRSIPYNQKFIITDSVFSMDGDLAPLKEIFKLAKTYNATVIVDEAHAIGVFGESGAGLCEALNIKEENALYLGTLSKAFGSQGGFVCGSKELIEFIINRSRAFIYSTSLAPACAGAAIKAIDLTVDAKKQRKELLANAQYLRNQLNQMGFDTLKSESQIIPILIGDSVNVLDFSKKLYESSIFAPAIRPPTVPDGTARIRISLNTSHTNEDIEKLIEAIKNAKESIKDVRLNII, encoded by the coding sequence ATGAATAAAAAAATACTTTTGGAGTTAGAAAAAATAAAAAAACAGGGGCTTTTAAGAGCCCTTGTTCAACTACTGCCTTTGCACAACTCTCGCGCCGAAATTAATGGAAAAACTTTTATAAATTTTTCTTCAAACAACTATCTTTCCCTATCAAAAAACCCTTTGGTAATTGCATCCGCCTGCTCAGCCGCAAAAAAATACGGCTCTGGCTCTTGCGCCTCACGGCTTGTTTGCGGCAACTATTCATTGCACAAAGAACTTGAAGAAAAACTTACCTCCTTTAAAGGCACCGAGGCCGCACTTGTTTTCCCAAGCGGGTTTCAGGCAAATTGCGGCACATTAAGCGCGATTGCGGGCATTGGCGATTGCATAATTATGGACGAATACAACCACGCTTCTTTATGGGAAGGCGCAAAACTTTCTAAAAGCAGAATTTTTGCATACGAACATAAAAACATTGACGCATTAGAAAAGATTTTAAAACGCTCAATCCCATATAATCAAAAATTTATTATTACCGACAGTGTATTTTCTATGGATGGCGATTTAGCGCCACTAAAAGAAATTTTCAAATTGGCAAAAACTTACAATGCTACTGTTATCGTAGATGAAGCTCACGCAATTGGGGTTTTTGGTGAGAGTGGCGCAGGGCTTTGTGAAGCACTAAACATTAAAGAAGAAAATGCATTGTATCTTGGAACACTCTCAAAAGCATTTGGATCGCAAGGCGGATTTGTTTGCGGCAGTAAAGAGTTAATTGAATTTATTATAAACCGCAGTCGTGCTTTTATTTACTCAACTTCTCTTGCCCCTGCCTGTGCCGGCGCCGCAATAAAAGCAATTGATCTGACGGTAGATGCAAAAAAGCAAAGAAAAGAGCTGCTTGCAAATGCGCAATACCTAAGAAACCAATTAAACCAAATGGGCTTTGACACACTTAAATCAGAAAGCCAAATAATACCCATTTTAATTGGCGATTCAGTGAATGTTTTGGATTTTTCAAAAAAACTTTATGAAAGCAGCATATTTGCACCTGCAATCAGGCCGCCAACAGTACCAGATGGCACGGCACGCATAAGGATTTCACTTAACACATCACACACCAATGAAGATATTGAAAAATTAATTGAAGCAATAAAAAATGCAAAAGAATCAATCAAAGATGTTCGGTTAAATATTATCTGA
- the bioD gene encoding dethiobiotin synthase: protein MKKIKGIFITGTGTDVGKTYVACKIADALLKIGISVGVMKPFASGNRKDAINLTKSAKNKENISTINPIFFKQPLAPLSCTNITGKKININNVFNNFINLKNKYDFILVEGIGGVMVPITKNYFVADLIKAMGLGAIVVANPKLGTINHTLLTLDKLKNKKIPVVGIVLSGWSGKTLAEKTNPKILADITKLPVILLKMNGKFDIKSLKKVGLLDENH, encoded by the coding sequence ATGAAAAAAATAAAAGGAATATTCATTACAGGAACGGGTACAGATGTTGGTAAAACATATGTTGCCTGCAAAATAGCAGACGCACTGCTAAAAATCGGTATCAGTGTTGGAGTTATGAAGCCATTCGCGTCAGGAAACAGAAAAGATGCTATAAACTTAACAAAATCAGCAAAAAATAAAGAAAATATTTCAACAATAAACCCAATATTTTTCAAACAACCTCTTGCCCCGCTATCCTGTACAAACATAACTGGCAAAAAAATTAATATTAACAATGTCTTTAATAATTTTATCAACCTAAAAAATAAATACGATTTTATACTCGTTGAAGGCATTGGCGGTGTAATGGTACCAATTACCAAAAATTACTTTGTTGCAGACCTTATTAAAGCTATGGGGCTTGGCGCTATTGTTGTCGCAAACCCAAAGCTTGGCACAATAAACCACACATTACTTACACTTGATAAGCTTAAAAACAAAAAAATTCCAGTTGTAGGTATAGTGCTTTCTGGATGGAGCGGTAAAACACTTGCCGAAAAAACAAATCCAAAGATTTTGGCAGACATCACTAAACTGCCGGTAATTCTTTTGAAAATGAATGGTAAGTTTGATATAAAATCACTAAAAAAAGTGGGGCTATTAGATGAAAACCATTGA